TGTTTAGTTGGCCATATTTCTTAACTATCATAGCCCAGTTTTCTGAAAGCAAAATTATGTGTAGACgttgaattattttatatatgaggtgtgtgtgtgtgtgtatacagtatatatatgtatgtatgtatatataagtgtgtgtgtacagtatatgtatgtatatataaatatgtgtgtgtgtgtgtgtgtgtgtgtgtgtgtgtgtgtgtgtgtttatgtatatacacacacgcattaaacaacaaatcttttaaatctcGTGGATGCGCCTCTTCATTGGGgagaaacactacttctccctgatggcaacacgaattagacgatctacaagtctccgacttaaagtttaaagctgaacaatctctactttgagattaataaagtatctatctatctatcatatagtgcttttcatatctatctacttcttttatatcacctatgtccatatattcaatctccttttgctgttctgtttcactgtgtaataatttccatttgttagcattaatgtaatctttactatcattttattgagactttttttaaattttcatacttccattatctctaacctgctcttcatgcgtatcacaccaacgtttttgaattctttacgacgttctactttgtcatctactctttgtcttttatttccggccccatgcatgcttaaatctcttggcactcgtctcgcgggacattaaagtatctctctaaaaaagtcacgtctcgtcccaggatttttttttttttatatactagcAGGAGTGCCTGGCGTTGCCTGGGAATCTATAATCGGTTAATTTCCCAGatgagaaagaaacagaacatagacatagaagaaacagttttctggttcacattttattgtaagtttctgtactgtggattctgtctgctgtggcgtttcagacgcccttgaaatagaatTAGAAAGTCCACTTCAGATACCAGAAAAGTCTGTCTGTTTTTTGGTGGTATGGGTATATtagtgaaaagcaggacaattataatgggTTACACGGTATTATTATATACgaaataagcaccacagtgagatgaatttacctttaagtacggggacgtgtggCGAACGTTATTTCGGTGAGaaggtgccctgcgcttcaccacaaaatttttcccaaccaaacataccccatgacctcctcctggtcacaaaggagccccagcCCCCGTTTGTTGGCGATCGgacacccggtgcagatttgtatggcagacaaacacacacacacacagctttaTATATTAAACCAGGTGACTAAAAGCCTCAATCCAATTGGCTCTCCAGTGTAATTGTATTTCTGGTGTTTTCAGCATGCAAAACTAAGAGACCAGTAAACGAAACAATTCAATTAATCACAAGTACGACTGACTTCGCTGGAATAAAAGCTGCAGTCGCAGGGGTGCACCAGTTCTGAACGGGAGGAGCCCCCCCAGCCCCTTATCAATTTGTTTAGTAAGCCACTAACTTGTCTCGTCTcttcatatattttaaattgcaggTGAAACCCTGGGGGTCCCAGACACCGTCATGGGGCTCACACTCTTGGCAGCAGGCACCAGCATTCCTGACACCGTGGCAAGTGTGCTTGTGGCGAGAGAAGGTAAATCTTCTAGTCGGGGCGGGTGGGAGAGGTAGCTGTGTATTCagggttttcttgttttttttttttttaaaagaattacacGCATTGTGTTTCCACTAAGGTGGAACACCTCATAGTATGACAGGCCGGCCAAGTGatgataaaaataaagttaaacctCTGTATCCACAgaccaagaaaaaaagaaaccatttACAGTGCAAGCCTAACGGCAGGTTTTCTGTACTAAAatgttaatattacatttttcacacCCCCATGACTTTAGCATAAACGCACACTTTACTGTTCTTATTAACTTTTCCAAATGGAAAAATAGACTTCAACCTTCGGCAGTCCAAGTCTGTTTATGGGGTGAATACAATCAGTTTTGGAGCAAATAAACTCTGGCAGCTTTAGAACTTGGGACATTTCACAAACGAGAGCAGGCAGCTACATGCCAGTTAGCGTACTCCTAAACTTGGGGGTCTCCTGATTTCACTACCCTGGGGCTACGCTCATCTGATCCTAGGCACTTAACACTGACATTGGGGGGACTTTGTGATTTCATATGGGTCGTCTTTTATATTAAGTTTGgtagattctaaattggccctagtgtgtgtttgtcctgtggtgggttggcaccctgcctgggattggttcctgccttgtgccctgtgttggctgggattggctctagcagacccctaactccccgtgaccctgtgttcggattcagcaggttggaaaatagatggatgtttCAACACCCAGTCATTGGTTCAGAACACACTATTGTGTGGTAATTAATGGGTTTGCTACAGATTACAAAATATTGGCCACACTGGCATTTAATGCTGCTGTTGCCTAAAGACTGAATGAAAACTTTCTGCCCACTCCCACTTGTCGAGTATTCTTCAGCCTTCCACTAACATCAGGAATTCCTCCATGTTCCTTTTGAACCAAACCCCATTATAGGAATGAGCCATTTTAGAAAGAGCTGTATGCACACCATCTCAGTAAACACTTCATgccatgtagtttattttgatattcttctgcatttaagcaaatgaaaatgtatccttaacgcaagaaatagtaaaaattaaaatcatcatttCCTGACAAATGTGACAAACAAGCCATGTTTTCTTACATCATATCTTTGGTATCATataacccgctataccctaacacagggtccagGGAAGGAGAGGATCTGGTGGTGCCACCATTGCTACCAGGCTCTAGTGTAATGTGCCAGTGCAGGGAAGTAGGTTTAAATAGTATAAACTAACAAAGTGATATGATAAATTCATGtacaccatgtttgtgaagaaataaccgaCCTTAACCTCTAAACTTAGTCTTTAAAGTTGCATTTGCTTGCCTTTCAGGAAAGGGTGACATGGCCATGTCCAACATCGTAGGATCCAATGTGTTTGATGTCCTCTGTCTCGGTTTACCGTGGTTCATCAAAACTGTGTTTGTGGACAATTCGGCGCCTGTCCAAGTGAACAGCACAGGCTTGGTTTACACGGCCTCAGCTCTGCTCCTCTctattgcatttctttttctgattGTACACCTGAATAAGTGGAAGCTGGATAAAAAACTTGGAGCCATTTGCTTAGTACTGTACTTTGTGTTTGCTGTATTGTCCATTTTGTATGAACTTGGCATAATTGGAACCAACCCAATTGTAGCCTGTAGTGACTGAAATTAAATTACCAAAGTAATTAATGTCTGGAACCTCATTTAATCCCTGCACTAagtttgtatactgtataatttgaTAAATTTTCCAATGTCCCTTTCATTAATCACTTCAAAAAGATTGGTACTGGCCCTGTGAAAAGTAGGCATTGAATGTAAACAGGGAAGTCAAAATCATTTTTGGTGCCAATGGGGATGAAGGGGCAGATCCTGCCATTCAATGCCTACTTTCCAGGAAGTAGCTTATGTACACATTGACAATACAAATGGATACACTTGTAACCTGTGCCAATGGATTACGTGGCACAGGTTACAAGATTTGTTCCCCATGGATAGTTCTCACCAGTTGATATTTAAACTTGCTGTGGTCAGTTTCACCAATGAAAACGTGAGCTTAAAAGGCTCTGGTGGAGCACCTCTTTAAAATTGACAACTGTACTTTCCTATCAGAAAATATatcttaattaaaatgtaatagttATAAAATTTTTATAGTAAAGCACTATACACACAGACAAATTAAGGCcttcagaaaaacaaacaatgtaCACCAGTAccaaaagtacattaaaaaaaaataaaaaccaagttTATTCATTCAATTAAACTGaatgctcacaaaaattaaacacTTGAGGGCAGGGGAGAGGATGACAACTCACAGTATATAAAACAACTTTAAGCATGTCCAGTTGTAAAGGCTGGTgaagacaaactttttcatacaatactaaatacaCATACTGGAAATGAACATTACTGAATAGCTTATGCGTTTCGATCCATGCGAACGTCTATTTCTCTACCACTGATCTTGGTGCCATTCATAAGCCTGCATGCCTTTTCAGCAGTTTCTGGTGAATCAAAGCGCACTGTGCCACAGCCTTTAGATTTCCCGTTTTCCATTTTGACTTCTGCAAACATAACTTGacctaaaaaacaaacacaaacaaatgttaaaactgatttatgTGATGTGACtgctgtaatattttttattttggtagaCTTACCACAGCTGCTGaatttttctttcagcttctGCCATGTAAGATCAAATGGAAGCTGAAACAAGAGATGAAGTTTAGTCAGCCTTTGTCACATCAACCGATTACCAAAAAACCTATTTGAGAATGCAGATCCATCAGTATCTGATGCTACAATGTTAAATTAGCACGTCGTCTGAACTATAAGTGGGCAATTTTGATTGATACGAGTGCCATGACACTAACTGTGGGCTCCAATGCCTGCCTGCTTCTACCACTGTTAGACTGGCAATAAGAACTGGCCAGCTGCAGCCAACATGAGGTGCCAGTCTAGGCAAGTATTCACAATCTTCATCTGCCACTGGATTAAAATGTGCTTGCACCAAATACAGACAATAAGCAATGTGAATATTAACAGTGATACATGGGATGGGGTTTAAAGTATGGTAACCACTGGAGCTGGATAAAGAAGTACCACACGAAGCAATGCATtccagtaaaaaaacaaacaaaaaaaactgcatcATCACTGCAAACCTTGTGCACTTCCATCCTGTGAAAGTAAACAGGTATGCTGATGTTGCTAAAACATTTTCAGTCAATTTACACAAAGTCTTGGAATAACCCCATCCCACGAGAGCAAAATGTCACTATTTTTCATGGTTTTCTTTCACTACACCATATGAGGTGCAGCACAGGAAAGCTGCAAGTGCATTGAAAACAACAAGTTCAGTTACAAGATGGCGATGGCAAACTCAGTTCAGTTGTATTCACTACAAATTGAAGTAACTATTTTCCAGACTTACATTTCTGACAAAGATTTGACAGCCCTTGGATCCTGATCCTCTCTCAGACATTCCTCCACCCATTTGATTGGACCCCGATCCAAAACCTCCGAAGCCACGACTCATTTCCATGCCACTGCCAAGTCGGTCATAACCAGCACCCATCCTGTCCATGCCCATTCTCATTCCACCACCCATGCTGTTCATTCCACCTCCTTTGAAATAAAGTAGGACAGAGAAAAAGACATGGagaattaacaaattaaatctcaaaaagagaaaaaaaaaacaaaacaccctaGCCTTCTGTAAAATTACTCATTACTGGCACAGGATTACAGAAGAATCAGAAGCAGTGGAAACAATCGATTCCCATGCTCAAATAGACTTCAGTCTCAACAGAACATTGTCATCATTTCCATTAATTGTTAAAAGTACCGTATACGCTCACATATAAAAagcgggtcttgaaacccaaaaaaaaaaagacccaaaCTTAAAAcagccattcaaaaatgcaaccctTTTCTCAGTACTATAGACTAGTCCAAAAGGTTTGCTAAATTACAGTCAGCGAAATTACATTGAACTGTTGCAGTGTATGAGAAAGCATCAAGACAAAATGTCCAGCATCTTGCACCATAACACCCCCCCACTGTCAAACGGTTTCTGGTCAAAAAACAATGTGGCTGTTGCTTCACATTCCACCAGATCTCACTCAATGCGACTTTCTTGTTCTTAAAATTAAAACTCGAGACTGAAGGGAAGGATTTGCCACAGAGGGAGAAATGTGCTCTAGACATGGTAACAAAAGGAGTAGAGCAAATATTTCCATGACTGGGAGAAGCACTGGAACAAGTGTACTGCACCACAGACAGACTAGATTTAAAGGTGATAAAAAGGGAACTGCTTTAAGTGTTAACAAAGGACTTTAAATTTTGGAAATCTTAGGCAATTGCAATATACTGCGACGTGGGAATGCATTCAAAAATAATGTTGCACGATTCCCAGTTCCTGCTTGCATTGCAGATAATTTATGATTCTGGCAATGCATTTGGGGTCTGCCATGCTGTAGAATGAACCAAGGACTGATCAGAAGCCTCCCTGAAGATACTGTGTGATGGAGAAGAATGCACCAGGACTGAGGGGGCCAGTCAATTTATGGAAAACCTGCAGGCAACTTCCATAAAGCTTCAACTGGTGCatgtacagtgggtatggaaagtattcagaccccttcaatgtttcactctgttatattgcagccatttgctaaaatcacttaaattaattttttccctcattaatgtacacacagcaccccatattgacaagacaaaaaaaaaaaattttgaaattgttgcagatttattaaaaaagaaaaactgaaatatcacatggtcccaagtattcagaccctttgctgtgacactcatatttaactcaggtgctttccatttcttctgatcatccttgagatcaccttaatttgagtccagctgtgtttgattatactgattggacttgattaggaaagccacacctgtctatataagaccttacagctcacaatgcatgtcagagcaaatgagaatcaggaggtcaaaggaactgcctgaagagctcagagacagaattgtagcaaggcacagatctggccaaggttacaaaaaaatttctgctgcacttaaggttcccaagagcacagtggcctccataatccttaaatggaaggcGTTGGGAGGACCAGGACCCATCCTAGAGCTGgtcgtccggccaagctgagctaccgggggagaagagccttggtgagagaggtaaagaagaacccaaagatcactttggctgagctccagaggtgcagtcaggagatgggagaaagttgtagaaagtccaccatcactgcagccctccaccagtcagggctttatggtagagtggcctgtcggaagccactcctcagtgcaagacacatgacagcctgcatggagtttgttaaaagacacctgaaggactcagaGATGGTgagaaaagattctctggtctgatgagaccaagatagaactttttggccttaattctaagcagtatgtgtggagacaaccaggtactgctcatcacttgtccaatacagtccccacagtgaagcacgacaatggtagcatcatgctgtgggggtgtttttcagctgcagggacaggacgactgcttgcaatcgagggaaagatgaatgcggccaagtacaaagacatcctggacaaaaaccttctccagagtgctaaggacctcagactggactgaaggtttaccttccaacaagacaatgaccctaagcacacagctaaaataactaaggagtggcttcacaacaactctgtgactgttcttgaatggcccagccagagccctgacaaacccaatggagcatctctggagagacctaaaaatggctgtccaccaacgtttatcattcaacctgacagaactggagaggatctgcaaggaggaatggcagaggatccccaaatccaggtgtgaaaaacttgttgcatctttcccaagaagactcatggctttTTTAgttcaaaagggtgcttctactaaatactgagcaaagggtctgaatacttaggaccatgtgatatttcagtttctttttaataaatctgcaacaatttcaaaaaattttgtGTCTGTCAATatagggtgctgtgtgtacattaatgagggaaaaaatgtaaatgattttagcaaatggctgcaatataaacaGAGAGTGagaaattgaagggggtctgaatactttctgtacccactgtagaCATTCATCCAGGTAGTCATCTGTTTACGGTTCTCCATCCCTTCAGATGACAAATCATCTTCTATTACAGCCAAAGGATTTCAAATTTTGTTCATTCAGAGCACCTGCTGTCATTTTTTCTCCCTGCACCACACTTTTGTTGTCATGGGTAGGCGAGACATGATTATATTTCCAACTAGGAGGAATGGCTGTTTGGTGGCAACTCTTCCATGATGACCACTACTGATGAGAGTTTTGGACTGTAAATGAGCATACCAGGATTCCAATGGTTTCTAGCAGTTGTGCCAAAACTGGTGGAGAACACCTAATTTCAAAGGGACACCAGCATGATGCGTTTATTTGCTGCATTCCATTTGTATGGTTAATCAGTGCATTTCTGGTCCTCAACCTTATTGCTAAAGTTACTATTTAAGTCCATCTGAGGACATTCCAATCTAaatgtattgtttcatttttatctgcCAACATGCACAAAAAGGTTTTATCTGGTTATTTTGTTTCAATTAGACTATGGCACAGTATGTATTCTACCCACAGTATGACCGAATAGATGCATTcacaatacatttgtttttatctttaaaaaaacattaatttgccttttttacatAAACAAAGCAGGaagactgttttgtttttttaacatgcaTCTTGCATTACAGCAAAGTTACAGCAAGCAATTTGTCCTGGGGTAAAGTATCACTGCACTGATGCAAAACCATATTAAATAGTATTCTGGGGAAAACGAGGATTATGAAATGAATCTTAGTCAAAACTTAGCGAAGTATCAACGCCATTCATAAAATTTTAGTAATGGGATCTTAATATTTaatcacaattaaaacaaaaaaattccataCCCATTCCACCATAGGAATCGCCATAACCTCGATTCATTGCCAGCTCACTTCTACCATAATCTCTATCTATGCTTCCCATTCCACTGCGATACATGTCTAAAagggagaaaaataaatatttaaacactaaaaaacaaaaacacaaaaaaaacacgcatttaaaatacagaaataatgaatGTTTAATTACCTCCCATTCCACCCATACCACTACCCAAACTGCTCATTCCACCCATTCCTAGGCTTCCTCTGTAGTCATCCATGCCACCTGCACATAAATAGTTTAAAGTTTAGTTAGGGACAAGTTCCTTCAGCCAAAtttaaattaatgcaaaaaaattaGCATACCTCCCATTCTTCCCATAGATGCCAGCTCTCTACTACTGTATCCGCCCATATTACTCATTCCATCCATCCCACTTCCATAGCCACTCATTCCTAAAAGATTTAAGGATGTGAAATGTACACAACTTAAATAAAAACCACACATGCACCGAGTAATATATAATATTGAGTAGACATACCTCCACCTAATCTACTCATTGCACCATATCCAGATACATCCATCCCACCAAGgcctataaaaaaatatttatataaactttaacacaaatagagcacaaagaCATCTATACCACAATTAGTCAGGAAGCACAGAGGTAAAGCACTGCCTTTTCAAAATGTGTCTTAGCGGTGTAATGATTTTATAGCTTACAATGTTCCCAATAAGAAAAACAGTTGCAATACTGTGTCAAAAAATGCCCATGAGAACTGGATTTTACATGTAAATTACTGATGGTTTGAATGATGTGGTTTAAGTTCAGGGGGATTTGATTATACAGTGTATTTTATAATAAACCCTTACCTCCAGGGCCCATGCTACTCATGCCTCCACCACTGACTCGGTTTGCATTAATTGGCTGGCCACCAGGTCCAAGACCCAATCCAATACCACCAAGCCCACCtttaaacacacaaagaacattCAGTTTGTGAATACTCATTAGGTTAACTTAGCATAGGTAATAAGCCAGCCAATAAAACTGACCCTTCACACATTGgaccaatttaataaaaatgttccgAAAATGCCCCCAAAACAGTGCCCCCTGCCGTTTTCAAAACATGAAAATTAATCTGTCAACTATCAATTAGGTAATGAGACAAAGCCCATCACCCAATTTAAAGTACCCATTCTGCCTATGAATATATTTAACAGAACATCTTCTGCCAAGTGCGGGGGTTCCCACCgtttcaaacccacttatccagttcagCATTAGACCAAAAACAGAACACATACTTATtccaaatgttacaaaaatattcagaaagtCTGTACTTACGGGGTAACTGAGATGACTTTTCTGCTGTACGGAAGTCATCATGGGGTACGGATTTGTCATCCTAAAAGAGAGAAAGGGTATAATTTCATAAGAAAGGCACAattcaggaagaaaaaaaaaaaagtcaaaagtagTCCAAAATATAGCACTTAAACAGCTACAGAAAACATGCACTTAATCTACAAAAAAAcatatctagaaaaaaaaaaacttcacccaaaaaaaaaaccacatccATACACTTGATTTGATACCCAGTTAGGTGGGGTGTTACTAAAACATCAGATATCAAGCATCAGGCAAATAGCGATTGTGCTGCTGCTACCGAACAGCTTTACATCAGGTTAGCTTTGGCTGGAAACTAAAAAACGGACTCTAATCTAATATAGAAAAGTCATCGCTTAACATATATAAACCACACACTTATTTTGAGAAGATCAGTGTGCATCACTCTATATGCTCACAAAAATGTGGCTCTATATCAACAATGAGATTTCTTGAAAGAGACTAGTCAGTTTTAGAGTGCAACTGTAGAAGGCACAGTATGACTGTCATTTAATCAGGGAATTTGCTTTTTACTGGCGACAGGACTACAGCATTTCAATCCAACTTGAAACTGAAGAAATAATGTAACCATTGATGCATCTCATTTGCTGCCACTAGGTTTGACTTCACCAAGACAGCAGTATTTTATCTGCATGTCAAGTACAAACCCAACCCAAAACTTCAAGGACACAGATAATATATACAAaccaacaaacaaaaagaaaactacacCCCGCAATGACATACCCCTAACACTGTAAACAAAAACGGTTAGCCCCCAGGGGTGAGGTGTTAATGAACTTACCATTTTTACATGCATGGGTCTCTCAAACAGGAATTGGCCATTAAACATGGCTGAAAAGTTAAATGTTAAGGAAAACTGGCAAAAATGGAACACACACTAAAAAGAAACGAGTAATCCACCTTATTTACTGGAATATTTggcaaaataactgaaaatgctCATCTGCAGTTGAAATAATGCATCAGAAAATGAATACTAACATACTGTCTGCATTTTAGATTAAGCAGACTGATGAGCCCAGTACCTGCAAGAAAGCAATATGTGACTTTCCTAAAATTGGGACAGGGTGGAGGGTGAACTTCCCCTTaaacttgtgtaaaaaaaaaaaaaaacacactatacTAAAGGAATCattcaaatatttcaaacaaattatGTACTTATAATTGAGAAAGGCAAGAATAGTGGCAGAACTTCAAATGTGCAACATACGGCTCAGTAAAAAATTAGCTCCCAGATTACAAATACATATTTGTACAAATTTAATGGTGTTACATTCACACATCTTATAATATGGAAAAGTAAACCATATGTCTGCAAGTACACTTAAATGACACAATTATCCTGTAAAGGAAGTTTGCGCATTTTGAAAATAGTTCTGTGTGTCCCGCTATGCAAACTATGGTATTCAAAGTGAGTACACAAGGTTTGtgcaatttcctttttttaaaacctctcCTTGGTCTGTGCAGTATGATGCTTACAAGTTTTCACTTAAATAGGCCTTCACTGAAGACTCCTCAAATTAAACAAATCGTACAAGTTGATTGGTTTAGTATACCAtggaaaaattaatttttcacactGAAAATGACTGAAATTGTTAAATACCCttcaacaaaaatcaaaaaggatACAAATAGCCTGAACAGCCTCTATAGATTGCTCAAAAGTTACTGTCCCCATTCCACGACTTTTTCCATCTTTGTCTTCCTTCACATCTGCTCTCTTAACTGCACCTGCCATGCTGAAGACTTCTTTCAGTTTCTTCCATCCAACTTTGAAGTCCAGCTGTAAATGTTAACTACCAATAATTATCATACttcatataattaaataaaaacacaaagcagcacAATATGAAACACTCACATTTGCAACAAACACAGTTGTCCCAAGACGCCCAGCCTGCAAAGCATTTATTACTTCAGGAGGAATGTTAGGGTTGTTTGCAATAGAAGGGGGTACATTTATCATTCCCATTCCTCCATCTGTACCACGGACTCCTTGAAAAGCTCCTCCAGCCCGTTGAAGTACACGACGGGCATGCTCACCATCAGGATCCtgtaaatgcatacatttacaatACATACATCAGTACAATAAACTAAATAGTAGAtacagaaaa
This genomic window from Polypterus senegalus isolate Bchr_013 chromosome 12, ASM1683550v1, whole genome shotgun sequence contains:
- the myef2 gene encoding myelin expression factor 2, which translates into the protein MAEVMKQEQEENTNVAETEHEAENETEQQMENEANGIKTESESPKEPSELKEKTSKKSNRYQPYSKEKNAGSGDKKGAHRNRVFVSNIPYDMKWQAIKDLMREKVGEVTYVELFKDAEGKSRGCGVVEFKDDEFVKKAMEIMNKYDLNGRPLNIKEDPDGEHARRVLQRAGGAFQGVRGTDGGMGMINVPPSIANNPNIPPEVINALQAGRLGTTVFVANLDFKVGWKKLKEVFSMAGAVKRADVKEDKDGKSRGMGTVTFEQSIEAVQAISMFNGQFLFERPMHVKMDDKSVPHDDFRTAEKSSQLPRGLGGIGLGLGPGGQPINANRVSGGGMSSMGPGGLGGMDVSGYGAMSRLGGGMSGYGSGMDGMSNMGGYSSRELASMGRMGGGMDDYRGSLGMGGMSSLGSGMGGMGDMYRSGMGSIDRDYGRSELAMNRGYGDSYGGMGGGMNSMGGGMRMGMDRMGAGYDRLGSGMEMSRGFGGFGSGSNQMGGGMSERGSGSKGCQIFVRNLPFDLTWQKLKEKFSSCGQVMFAEVKMENGKSKGCGTVRFDSPETAEKACRLMNGTKISGREIDVRMDRNA